One region of Armigeres subalbatus isolate Guangzhou_Male chromosome 3, GZ_Asu_2, whole genome shotgun sequence genomic DNA includes:
- the LOC134219921 gene encoding uncharacterized protein LOC134219921, with amino-acid sequence MDADWTNNDPYRAIPLTEVGHPEQSKESEPAKQPTKVKYDTNNMFAQSIFDLTLITINICQICYILKVGPELGILYYIMLGLLGVSLTLLSIHGFMGLFGRLRCSKPLSNSCFNCLYNTSLFMVVLVYLVNLVFNVLSLKETEDTCQIVINNLRNRTAA; translated from the exons ATGGATGCAGATTGGACCAATAACGATCCTTATAGAGCAATACCACTAACGGAGGTTGGTCATCCAGAACAG AGCAAGGAATCAGAACCAGCAAAGCAGCCAACCAAAGTGAAATATGATACCAACAATATGTTTGCTCAGAGCATCTTTGATCTGACGCTTATCACAATTAACATATGCCAAATATGTTATATTCTAAAGGTCGGGCCAGAGCTAGGAATTTTGTATTATATAATGTTGGGATTACTCGGTGTCTCGCTGACACTGTTG TCTATACACGGTTTCATGGGTCTTTTCGGACGGCTACGCTGCAGTAAACCCCTTTCTAATAGTTGCTTCAATTGTTTATACAACACATCACTCTTTATGGTAGTTCTAGTGTACTTGGTAAACCTTGTATTCAATGTTTTAAGCTTGAAAGAGACAGAGGACACATGCCAAATTGTTATCAACAATTTGAGAAACAGAACTGCTGCATGA
- the LOC134219919 gene encoding zinc finger protein OZF-like, with protein sequence MEKCFICAEETSQLFRNLMQLTTKYSGTLIYKLVERFLEGDLSDNAASLIASAICQECMVKLNDYDAAHTKAIIIQKEFADLLRKNIKVVGNKIQLEDQMYFKVETDGSYLDELVVLDQIGEEEAPPPPGDAKPPIVDISDSSLVSMKCNTCGVGFSSLYEMQQHTHRSVEETTVRQSVEENNVFCVEVLDIEGDEFSDNELEYINEERLEEEDKEKANSDVDSHAQEKAEPLDQRLDADEEIHFEQFDFLSEADEPEEEGVQNVEEKPSCQECALEFSSMLKLKNHVKKIHPEIDNDTSYRCNICGLKVTTRSALVVHKAEHSKSSNFDCTFCGKKFRQKGALARHVPIHTGERPHQCDTCGKQFIHYSSFHMHKLSHGDIREKKCEICGYQLRSSSHLKRHMRVHSGEKPFECPTCGQKFAQRYNMMTHLKAHQGIYREYSKMYKCPFCINTFTRKLKLQEHLTREHNTVLDSSLLKPVDRPKKQVNNIVEVIAHRSS encoded by the exons ATGGAAAAGTGTTTCATCTGTGCTGAAGAAACATCCCAGCTGTTTCGCAACTTGATGCAGCTAACAACAAAATATTCCGGTACGTTAATCTACAAGCTGGTGGAGCGCTTTCTCGAGGGCGATTTGTCCGATAACGCGGCCAGTCTAATAGCATCGGCCATCTGCCAGGAGTGCATggtcaaattgaatgattacgATGCGGCCCACACGAAGgcgattattattcaaaaagaGTTTGCCGATCTGCTACGAAAGAACATCAAAGTTGTGGGCAATAAAATACAGCTGGAGGATCAGATGTATTTCAAGGTGGAGACTGATGGTTCCTACTTGGATGAGTTGGTGGTACTGGATCAGATAGGTGAGGAAGAAGCGCCACCTCCGCCAGGAGACGCGAAACCTCCCATTGTAGATATTTCGGACAGTTCCTTGGTGTCGATGAAGTGCAATACCTGTGGTGTCGGATTTTCATCGCTGTACGAAATGCAACAGCATACGCACCGATCAGTGGAAGAAACGACGGTTAGACAATCGGTGGAGGAAAATAACGTGTTTTGCGTTGAAGTTTTGGATATCGAAGGGGATGAATTTTCAGACAACGAACTGGAGTATATCAATGAAGAACGTTTGGAGGAAGAGGATAAGGAGAAGGCCAATAGTGACGTAGATAGTCATGCGCAAGAAAAAGCAGAGCCATTGGATCAACGATTAGATGCGgatgaggaaattcatttcgagCAATTCGATTTTTTGTCCGAAGCAGATGAACCGGAGGAAGAAGGAGTACAGAACGTTGAAGAAAAGCCGAGTTGTCAAGAATGTGCGTTAGAATTCAGTTCCATGCTCAAACTTAAG AACCACGTGAAAAAGATCCATCCCGAAATCGATAACGACACCTCATATAGATGCAATATTTGTGGCTTGAAGGTAACAACACGATCTGCCCTTGTGGTGCACAAGGCGGAACATAGTAAGTCGTCCAACTTTGATTGTACGTTTTGCGGGAAGAAATTTCGTCAGAAGGGCGCACTGGCACGGCATGTGCCCATTCATACAG gGGAGCGGCCTCATCAGTGCGATACCTGCGGGAAGCAGTTCATCCATTATTCATCATTCCACATGCACAAGCTTTCCCATGGGGACATACGAGAAAAAAAGTGCGAAATTTGCGGATATCAGTTGCGTTCTAGCTCCCATCTTAAGCGACATATGAGG GTACATTCCGGAGAAAAGCCTTTCGAATGTCCAACATGTGGACAGAAATTCGCTCAGAG gTACAACATGATGACGCATCTGAAGGCCCACCAAGGTATTTATCGGGAGTATTCAAAAATGTACAAATGTCCGTTTTGCATAAACACATTTACACGGAAGCTAAAACTACAAGAGCATCTCACCCGGGAGCATAATACTGTATTAGATTCGAGCTTACTCAAACCGGTAGATCGACCAAAGAAACAAGTGAATAACATCGTAGAAGTAATTGCTCACCGGTCCAGCTAG